The proteins below come from a single Hyphomicrobium denitrificans ATCC 51888 genomic window:
- a CDS encoding ActS/PrrB/RegB family redox-sensitive histidine kinase, with protein MSTPAESKPAVAPVLKGIVNVRESQLRLVTSVRLRWMAVLGQLAAVALIKLYYGFPFNIGNCLILIAMSAWLNVFLSIRYPARYRLSTSLAFGLLVYDVLQLAGLLYFTGGIQNPFSVLLVAPVTVAAATQPMRYTFILGAIVIAVGGVLISFHDPLPWYEGLRFELPRDYKVGSLTALVASMIFMAFYTWRLNKEARQMSAALAATDLVLASEQRLHALDGLAAAAAHELGTPLSTITLVAKELEHELGPESRFREDLQLLHSQAKRCREILQKLTRKPGEQDPMHASITTVELLEEASAAHRASGKRIIISAHPLPGLEEAAREEPIGYRRPGVIYGLGNLIENAVSFAASEVHLSARWNATQVVVTIIDDGQGFKPEMMDTIGEPYVTSRRYEDKGDKGHSGLGLGLFIAKTLLERSGATVTFSNQPPPRTGAIIQIAWPRSAFELPQGTFDWPGARARKANTV; from the coding sequence ATGAGCACGCCGGCAGAAAGCAAACCCGCAGTCGCGCCGGTCTTGAAGGGCATCGTGAACGTTCGCGAAAGCCAGCTTCGGCTCGTCACCAGTGTGCGGTTGCGATGGATGGCCGTGCTCGGGCAGCTCGCTGCCGTGGCGTTGATCAAGCTTTACTACGGCTTTCCGTTCAACATCGGAAACTGCCTGATCCTGATTGCCATGTCGGCGTGGCTTAATGTCTTCCTGTCGATCCGCTATCCGGCGCGCTATCGCCTGAGCACGAGCCTCGCGTTCGGGCTGCTCGTCTACGACGTGCTGCAGCTTGCGGGCCTTCTTTATTTTACCGGCGGCATTCAGAACCCGTTTTCGGTGCTGCTCGTCGCGCCGGTGACGGTCGCTGCCGCAACGCAACCGATGCGCTACACATTCATTCTCGGCGCCATCGTAATCGCCGTTGGCGGTGTGCTCATATCATTTCACGATCCGCTGCCATGGTATGAGGGTTTACGCTTCGAGCTGCCGCGCGACTACAAGGTCGGCTCGCTGACGGCGTTGGTCGCATCCATGATTTTCATGGCGTTTTATACGTGGCGACTGAACAAGGAAGCGCGGCAAATGTCGGCCGCGCTGGCGGCGACAGACTTGGTGCTGGCGAGCGAGCAGCGATTGCACGCGCTCGATGGTCTTGCCGCGGCGGCGGCGCATGAACTCGGCACGCCGCTATCGACGATCACGCTGGTTGCGAAAGAACTCGAGCACGAACTCGGTCCTGAGAGCCGCTTTCGCGAGGATCTGCAGCTGCTTCACAGCCAGGCGAAACGCTGCCGCGAGATTTTGCAGAAGCTGACGCGTAAGCCCGGCGAGCAGGACCCGATGCACGCCAGCATCACGACGGTCGAACTTCTGGAAGAGGCGTCGGCGGCGCATCGCGCATCGGGCAAGCGCATCATCATCTCGGCGCATCCGCTTCCGGGACTCGAGGAGGCCGCGCGCGAGGAGCCCATCGGCTACCGCCGTCCGGGTGTCATCTATGGGCTCGGCAATCTCATTGAAAATGCGGTGAGCTTCGCGGCCTCAGAAGTGCATCTCTCGGCGCGCTGGAACGCAACACAAGTGGTCGTTACGATCATCGACGATGGCCAGGGCTTCAAGCCGGAGATGATGGATACGATCGGCGAGCCGTACGTCACCTCGCGCCGCTATGAAGACAAGGGCGACAAAGGTCATTCGGGGTTGGGGCTGGGGCTCTTCATCGCCAAGACGCTGCTCGAGCGGTCCGGCGCAACCGTAACCTTTTCCAACCAACCGCCACCACGGACGGGTGCCATCATCCAGATCGCGTGGCCACGAAGCGCTTTCGAGCTTCCTCAGGGCACGTTCGACTGGCCCGGAGCACGCGCGCGAAAGGCCAACACGGTTTAA
- a CDS encoding ActR/PrrA/RegA family redox response regulator transcription factor: MREDNVVTEDLSFKQDELPADRSLVIVDDDRAFLQRLARAMELRGFEVRFGHSVAEGVDLIREKPPAFAVVDMRLEDGSGLDVIAELARLKPDSRAIVLTGYGNIATAVTAVKLGAVDYLAKPADADDVTDALLAPSDSKAPPPENPMSADRVRWEHIQRVYELCNRNVSETARRLNMHRRTLQRILAKRAPK, encoded by the coding sequence ATGCGGGAGGATAACGTGGTTACCGAGGATCTGTCATTCAAACAGGATGAGTTGCCGGCCGATCGGTCGCTGGTCATCGTGGACGACGATCGCGCCTTCCTGCAACGCCTCGCACGGGCGATGGAGCTTCGCGGGTTCGAAGTCCGCTTCGGGCATTCGGTTGCCGAGGGTGTCGACCTCATTCGCGAGAAGCCGCCAGCGTTCGCCGTCGTCGACATGCGTCTCGAAGATGGCTCGGGCCTCGACGTCATCGCCGAACTCGCACGGCTGAAGCCCGACTCTCGCGCCATCGTGCTGACGGGCTACGGCAATATCGCAACCGCGGTTACGGCGGTGAAGCTCGGTGCGGTCGACTATCTGGCGAAGCCTGCCGATGCCGATGATGTCACCGACGCGCTGCTGGCTCCGAGCGACTCGAAGGCGCCGCCGCCGGAAAATCCGATGTCGGCCGACCGCGTGCGGTGGGAGCACATTCAGCGCGTGTATGAACTGTGCAACCGCAATGTTTCGGAGACGGCGCGGCGGCTCAACATGCATCGCCGTACTCTGCAGCGCATTCTCGCGAAGCGCGCGCCGAAGTAA
- a CDS encoding MmcB family DNA repair protein — protein sequence MTDAPPSATNTVMDIATASAAVSIRDDARARAILRGTQRLLRSLNFESLSEVSLGNGRRADILALAHDGKAWIVEIKSSIADFHADQKWHEYREYCDALLFAVAPDFPVEVLPADTGLILADAYGGELVRDPPSHPVSPARRKALTLSFARTAAMRLLAQVDPGVKME from the coding sequence ATGACGGACGCGCCTCCTTCCGCAACGAATACTGTGATGGACATCGCGACGGCGTCCGCCGCCGTATCAATTCGGGACGATGCTCGCGCGCGCGCCATCTTGCGCGGCACACAGCGCCTTTTGCGATCGTTGAATTTTGAAAGCCTGAGCGAAGTCTCGCTCGGAAATGGTCGCCGCGCCGACATCCTGGCATTGGCTCATGACGGCAAAGCCTGGATCGTTGAAATCAAGTCGAGCATTGCCGACTTCCACGCCGATCAGAAGTGGCACGAGTATCGCGAGTATTGCGACGCGCTGCTCTTCGCCGTCGCGCCAGATTTTCCGGTTGAAGTTCTGCCCGCGGACACAGGGCTTATTCTCGCCGACGCGTATGGCGGAGAGCTGGTGCGCGATCCGCCGAGTCATCCCGTCAGTCCGGCGCGCCGCAAGGCATTGACGCTGTCGTTCGCGCGCACGGCGGCAATGCGCCTGCTCGCGCAGGTCGACCCCGGCGTGAAAATGGAATGA
- a CDS encoding AAA family ATPase has translation MVFWRNRSAKKADTPVVAEERAVESAAQTDTASAQASETPPPSLPQTNVVTLVTSRLADRLAGVASTAGQIEVQDTKSIKPPQVPAEPAPIAPASQPHVFGQKRAVAKIRAALNAKPGEHLLVLGEPGTGRLALAEELAADTARNAADDWIYVVERHTPTRAKAFAIPHGKAAELVRDLRAAIDKATVAFERHAKSDEHRISLDLLEEEIRYLGDKAVDEVRRRAESQNIAVVKSLDGYVLAPMHEGRVVRSDVFRALPEALKRNVEAKITTLESELQSIVATLPNVEFEASEKYEALVRQTALRAIRPSLVALKRAHEDDQSIVAAIDAVEDAFVASSTSGGAGQHAAMPLNLAGEDGDEVRKVVTVRHVSPVDLLGEIGRDALGRPAHVPGQLARAGSGFVIIEAWRLAADPKAWSALSAALASREITPLSGAGLSIKADPVPLAATIILIADEQSWSKLEAIEPGIARHFPHVAKLSAAVPLADMPETEFSMGAARLASNNALRPLAQSVAPIIYKDAVRRGGGRVSLSCTALLHLLKDADAVAGTRDAAQIRASDVTEALAHRADGETP, from the coding sequence ATGGTTTTCTGGCGCAATCGATCGGCAAAGAAAGCCGATACGCCGGTCGTCGCTGAAGAACGCGCTGTAGAATCTGCCGCGCAAACTGATACCGCCAGCGCGCAAGCTTCTGAAACGCCGCCGCCGTCTCTGCCACAAACGAATGTCGTCACGCTCGTGACGTCCCGGCTTGCGGATCGATTAGCCGGTGTTGCGAGCACGGCTGGGCAGATCGAAGTTCAGGATACGAAATCCATCAAGCCGCCGCAGGTTCCAGCAGAGCCCGCGCCGATCGCTCCCGCCTCACAGCCGCATGTCTTCGGGCAGAAACGTGCGGTCGCAAAAATTCGCGCCGCGCTCAATGCGAAGCCCGGCGAGCATCTGCTCGTTCTTGGAGAACCCGGCACCGGACGTCTTGCGCTTGCGGAAGAGCTTGCCGCCGACACGGCGCGCAACGCTGCCGACGATTGGATTTACGTGGTCGAACGGCACACGCCGACGCGTGCGAAGGCCTTCGCCATTCCGCATGGTAAGGCTGCGGAGCTTGTGCGCGATCTTCGCGCGGCAATCGACAAGGCAACGGTCGCGTTTGAACGGCACGCCAAGAGTGACGAGCATCGGATCAGTCTCGATCTGTTGGAAGAAGAAATTCGCTATCTCGGCGACAAGGCCGTCGATGAAGTGCGGCGGCGTGCGGAATCGCAGAACATTGCCGTCGTCAAATCTCTGGACGGTTACGTGCTGGCGCCGATGCACGAAGGCCGCGTCGTGCGATCGGATGTTTTTCGCGCGTTGCCGGAAGCGTTGAAGCGCAACGTGGAGGCCAAGATCACGACGCTGGAAAGCGAGTTGCAGTCGATCGTCGCGACGCTGCCGAATGTCGAGTTCGAGGCCAGCGAGAAGTATGAGGCGCTGGTCCGGCAGACGGCTTTGCGCGCGATCCGGCCGAGCCTTGTCGCGCTCAAGCGGGCGCATGAGGACGATCAGTCGATCGTTGCCGCGATCGATGCCGTCGAGGATGCCTTCGTGGCGTCGTCGACATCGGGCGGAGCGGGGCAGCATGCCGCCATGCCGCTCAATCTCGCGGGCGAAGATGGCGACGAAGTTCGCAAGGTCGTGACGGTGCGCCATGTGTCGCCCGTCGATCTTCTCGGCGAAATCGGCCGCGATGCGCTGGGGCGTCCGGCACACGTGCCGGGGCAACTGGCTCGCGCCGGGTCCGGATTTGTGATCATCGAGGCCTGGCGGCTCGCAGCCGATCCGAAGGCATGGTCGGCGTTGAGCGCCGCGCTCGCGTCGCGCGAAATCACGCCGCTGAGCGGGGCGGGCCTGTCGATCAAGGCGGATCCGGTGCCGCTTGCCGCAACGATCATTCTGATCGCGGACGAGCAGTCGTGGTCGAAACTCGAAGCCATCGAGCCCGGGATCGCGCGGCATTTCCCGCACGTCGCCAAGCTCAGTGCGGCGGTGCCGCTTGCCGATATGCCGGAGACAGAATTTTCGATGGGGGCGGCGCGGCTGGCTTCCAACAACGCATTGCGTCCGCTGGCGCAGAGCGTCGCGCCGATCATCTACAAGGATGCGGTCCGGCGCGGCGGCGGCCGCGTTTCGCTTTCGTGCACGGCG